One window from the genome of Rufibacter tibetensis encodes:
- a CDS encoding BamA/TamA family outer membrane protein, whose product MKATSHFNLAVALKQTTFGKRASRLLVHLLCGIVMIVFSGLVQMANAQDSVTVAVAPEYEEAGNVHRMFLGTNYRKVWATPVKMRVWRLNQEKGGLIIIKRGGGMQTKSLRLQDATGKEWVLRSIQKDPQRVLPENLRGTFAKDVLQDQISTSHPYAALTVPPLAAALGVLHAKPEIVYVQDDPALGEYRKDFAGQVFLFEEREPSGPNGSDNTGKVLKKVQESPKTTVNQRRVLRARLLDMVLGDWDRHEDQWHWQEEKGAQGTAFVPVPRDRDQVFTLTSGIVPKVASCKWLMPRFQGFHEEVRDINGFNFNARYFDRLFLHELNDQDWKAEIESVQAALTDQVIETAVRQMPAVIYALSGEEIMQKLLSRRNLLEQEALKYYRFLSKEVDVPASDKGEVLQVHYAQGGAVEVKLFKKAKDGSNGPVLYQRVFLPKVTQEVRLYGRGGKDEFLVTGNSPSPIKVRLIGGDGEDTYQVQSTGKAGQLLVYDRADEENVLPTGAVARLKTSKDSLVNHYNPRSFQYDRVMPLVSGGYNVDEGPFLGAGLLYTRHGFQKEPFAARHRLMVGHAVTTKALFARYTGDFTKAIGQYDLHVDVDAKAPTNASNFFGIGNETRFLKNEGSSIKDYRTRYDFVSAQVALNRSLGQHWRASAGLQGQFYSNKASEQTSRIMQQYNAVHPEEQVFSTKVYAGLVAGLTLDTRDNTWLPTKGLHWKTTFTGLRQLNNQQDALGLVASELSFYHSLGREARLTLANRIGGGTTVGDPAFFQLLYLGGNTNLRGFRNYRFAGEHMAYHNLELRLKLFDFSSYLLPGTFGLVGFNDMGRVWAEGESSKQWHHGYGGGFYLVPAQMFLIQAGVGMSVESTTPYVALGFRF is encoded by the coding sequence ATGAAAGCTACCTCCCATTTCAATCTTGCCGTCGCTCTAAAGCAAACAACTTTCGGCAAACGCGCTTCTCGTTTATTAGTGCACCTTTTGTGTGGCATTGTCATGATTGTCTTTAGTGGGCTGGTTCAAATGGCCAACGCGCAGGACAGTGTGACGGTGGCTGTTGCCCCGGAGTATGAAGAGGCGGGCAACGTGCACCGCATGTTCCTGGGAACCAACTACCGCAAAGTCTGGGCAACGCCCGTGAAAATGCGGGTATGGCGCCTGAACCAGGAGAAAGGTGGCCTGATCATCATCAAAAGAGGCGGCGGTATGCAGACCAAATCCTTACGCCTTCAGGATGCCACTGGGAAAGAATGGGTGCTCAGGAGTATTCAGAAAGACCCTCAGCGGGTGTTACCCGAAAATTTAAGAGGAACCTTTGCTAAAGACGTTCTCCAGGACCAGATCTCTACCTCACACCCGTACGCGGCGCTTACCGTGCCGCCTCTTGCCGCGGCACTGGGCGTCCTGCATGCTAAACCAGAAATAGTATATGTGCAAGATGATCCTGCTTTAGGAGAGTATCGGAAAGATTTTGCAGGCCAGGTTTTCTTGTTTGAGGAACGGGAGCCGTCTGGCCCCAACGGGAGTGACAATACTGGTAAAGTACTGAAGAAAGTACAGGAAAGCCCCAAAACTACTGTGAACCAGCGTAGGGTGTTGCGGGCACGTCTGCTGGACATGGTGCTGGGCGACTGGGACCGGCACGAAGACCAGTGGCACTGGCAGGAAGAGAAAGGAGCGCAAGGCACCGCGTTTGTGCCCGTTCCCCGCGACCGTGATCAGGTATTCACCCTCACCTCGGGCATTGTGCCAAAAGTGGCGTCGTGCAAGTGGCTTATGCCCAGGTTCCAGGGCTTTCATGAAGAAGTACGCGACATCAACGGGTTCAATTTCAACGCCCGCTATTTTGACAGACTGTTTCTGCATGAGCTGAATGACCAGGATTGGAAAGCTGAGATTGAGTCTGTGCAAGCGGCTTTAACAGATCAGGTGATAGAAACTGCCGTGAGACAGATGCCTGCCGTTATCTATGCCTTGTCAGGCGAGGAAATCATGCAGAAACTGCTTTCCCGCAGGAACCTGCTAGAGCAGGAGGCCCTGAAATATTATAGGTTCCTGTCAAAGGAAGTAGACGTGCCGGCATCTGATAAAGGAGAAGTGCTGCAGGTGCACTATGCGCAGGGTGGGGCGGTTGAGGTGAAGCTTTTCAAAAAAGCAAAAGATGGAAGCAATGGGCCGGTGCTTTACCAGCGCGTGTTCCTGCCGAAAGTAACCCAGGAGGTGCGGTTGTACGGCAGGGGAGGCAAAGATGAATTTCTGGTAACCGGCAATTCTCCCTCTCCCATCAAAGTACGCCTCATAGGCGGCGACGGAGAGGACACCTATCAGGTACAGAGTACCGGAAAAGCGGGCCAACTGCTGGTGTATGACAGAGCAGACGAGGAAAATGTGTTACCAACTGGTGCTGTCGCCAGGCTGAAGACTTCCAAAGACTCTTTGGTAAATCACTATAATCCCAGAAGCTTCCAATATGACAGGGTGATGCCTTTGGTATCAGGAGGCTACAATGTGGATGAAGGCCCTTTTCTGGGAGCAGGCTTGCTGTACACCCGCCACGGATTCCAGAAAGAGCCCTTTGCCGCCCGGCACAGGCTCATGGTGGGGCATGCGGTCACTACCAAAGCCCTCTTTGCCCGTTACACCGGTGATTTTACCAAAGCCATTGGGCAGTATGACCTGCACGTAGACGTTGATGCCAAAGCACCTACCAACGCCAGTAACTTCTTCGGGATAGGCAATGAAACCCGCTTTCTGAAAAATGAAGGAAGCTCCATCAAAGACTACCGCACCCGCTATGATTTTGTCTCGGCACAAGTAGCCCTGAACCGTTCTCTGGGGCAGCACTGGCGTGCCTCTGCTGGCTTGCAAGGGCAGTTTTATTCAAACAAAGCCTCTGAGCAAACCAGTCGCATCATGCAGCAATACAACGCAGTGCACCCAGAGGAACAAGTATTTTCCACGAAAGTCTACGCGGGACTGGTGGCAGGCCTGACATTAGATACCCGCGACAACACCTGGTTACCCACCAAAGGCCTGCACTGGAAAACTACTTTCACGGGCTTAAGGCAACTCAATAACCAGCAGGACGCTTTGGGACTAGTAGCTTCTGAACTGAGCTTCTACCACAGTCTGGGTAGGGAAGCACGGCTTACGCTTGCCAACCGCATAGGAGGTGGAACAACCGTGGGTGACCCAGCCTTTTTCCAGTTGCTATATTTAGGCGGAAACACCAACCTGCGCGGATTCAGGAACTACCGGTTTGCCGGAGAGCATATGGCCTACCACAACCTGGAACTCCGTCTGAAACTGTTTGACTTTTCTTCTTACCTCTTGCCGGGCACCTTTGGCTTGGTAGGCTTCAACGACATGGGCCGGGTTTGGGCCGAGGGTGAATCCTCCAAGCAATGGCACCATGGCTACGGCGGTGGCTTCTACCTGGTGCCCGCCCAGATGTTCCTGATACAAGCGGGAGTAGGTATGTCAGTAGAAAGCACCACACCTTACGTGGCTCTTGGATTCAGATTCTAA
- a CDS encoding pirin family protein, with protein MATSTYTIYKGTNTLAGGLLVNRLLPNTSTPSIGAFVLLEHVYPVTIGEENTSVVKGETAHPHRGMVTLNYVLSGSLAHSDSQGNHATIQAGGVQWLKAGNGILHEETPSSSGHPAELFHALQFWINLPATHKKEEATHRSIQAQEVPELELPAYAGKMRLLLGGFGCSAAVLETFNKEFIYHIRLNPKSSYVLTLKAKQECAAFAPAGEVEVNGEAIKNSELILFGQNTTAVEIKNGNIAAVDVFLFGSEAYREQVVSEGPFVMNTKAEIAEAYRDFFDQKYGQIPYLVAS; from the coding sequence ATGGCAACAAGCACTTACACTATCTATAAAGGAACCAACACCCTGGCCGGCGGCTTGCTGGTGAACCGGCTTCTCCCCAATACTTCTACTCCATCTATAGGCGCATTTGTGCTCTTAGAACATGTATATCCGGTTACTATAGGAGAGGAGAATACCTCTGTTGTAAAGGGTGAGACAGCCCATCCGCACCGCGGCATGGTGACATTGAACTATGTGCTGAGTGGCAGCCTTGCGCACTCAGACAGCCAGGGCAACCATGCCACGATACAAGCGGGAGGCGTGCAGTGGCTCAAAGCGGGCAATGGAATTCTGCACGAGGAAACCCCATCTAGCTCCGGGCATCCGGCAGAACTGTTCCATGCGCTCCAATTCTGGATCAACCTGCCAGCCACTCATAAAAAAGAAGAGGCAACGCATAGAAGTATTCAGGCCCAAGAAGTGCCAGAGCTGGAACTGCCTGCTTACGCCGGTAAAATGCGGCTTTTATTAGGCGGTTTTGGCTGTAGCGCTGCTGTATTGGAGACTTTCAACAAGGAGTTCATCTACCACATCAGACTCAACCCTAAGTCCAGCTATGTGTTAACGCTAAAGGCCAAACAGGAATGCGCTGCCTTTGCTCCGGCCGGGGAGGTGGAGGTAAACGGAGAAGCTATCAAAAACAGTGAACTCATTCTTTTCGGCCAAAACACGACGGCAGTAGAAATTAAGAACGGGAACATTGCCGCGGTAGATGTTTTCCTCTTCGGGAGTGAGGCTTATAGAGAGCAGGTAGTCAGCGAAGGCCCCTTCGTGATGAACACCAAAGCCGAAATAGCAGAAGCCTACCGCGATTTTTTTGACCAAAAGTATGGGCAGATTCCCTACCTGGTCGCCTCCTGA
- a CDS encoding NADPH-dependent F420 reductase — MKTSIGIIGAGNIGKTAARHFVKAGYQVILSNSHGPESLQETILSLGGNSKAGTREEAAQADIVLLALPWSQLESLTTLTDWTDRIVIDATNHFITYAPDFQVADLGGRASSEVVQELLPGARVVKAFNTLYFKVLQADPAVGNGHRVLFLSGDDASAKAVVREVISSIGFAPVDLGTLDGGGKLQQAKGQLATLNFIQL, encoded by the coding sequence ATGAAAACATCCATCGGAATTATTGGGGCAGGCAACATAGGGAAAACCGCCGCCCGTCATTTTGTAAAAGCTGGTTATCAGGTGATCCTGAGTAACAGCCACGGTCCTGAATCGCTACAGGAAACCATTCTTTCTTTAGGAGGCAACAGCAAGGCCGGTACCCGTGAGGAAGCAGCCCAAGCCGATATCGTTTTGCTAGCCCTGCCCTGGTCGCAACTGGAGAGCCTGACTACGCTTACGGACTGGACAGACCGCATTGTCATTGACGCCACCAACCACTTCATCACCTACGCCCCTGACTTTCAGGTAGCCGACCTGGGAGGCCGCGCCTCCAGCGAAGTAGTGCAGGAGCTACTGCCCGGCGCCCGGGTGGTGAAGGCGTTTAACACGCTATATTTTAAAGTTCTGCAGGCTGACCCGGCGGTAGGAAACGGGCACCGCGTGCTTTTCCTGTCCGGAGACGATGCATCTGCCAAAGCCGTGGTGAGAGAGGTGATCAGCAGCATCGGGTTTGCCCCGGTAGACCTGGGCACCCTGGACGGAGGAGGTAAACTTCAGCAGGCCAAAGGGCAACTGGCCACCCTTAATTTCATTCAACTGTAA
- a CDS encoding DoxX family protein — translation MKTITSLTSRILFSLLFLVSGVSHFSAPTIAYASSQGVPLAELMVPFSGAMALAGALSIILGYKARLGALLIIMFLVPITFTMHQFWVETDPMAYQMQFIMFLKNLSILGGAIQIVLTGIKESSLDQVLARRKHGLDKNRVFTPAQS, via the coding sequence ATGAAAACTATCACATCATTAACCAGCCGTATCCTTTTCTCTTTGTTGTTTCTTGTGTCTGGGGTATCTCACTTCTCGGCACCTACCATTGCCTATGCTTCTTCGCAGGGAGTGCCTTTGGCGGAGCTCATGGTTCCGTTCTCCGGGGCCATGGCCCTTGCCGGGGCGCTAAGTATTATTCTGGGCTATAAAGCTAGGTTAGGGGCCTTGCTCATCATTATGTTCCTGGTGCCTATCACCTTCACCATGCACCAGTTCTGGGTTGAAACAGACCCTATGGCTTACCAGATGCAGTTTATCATGTTCCTCAAGAACCTGTCTATTCTGGGAGGTGCCATACAGATTGTGCTCACCGGCATAAAGGAAAGCAGCCTGGATCAGGTGCTGGCCAGAAGAAAACATGGTCTAGACAAAAACCGGGTATTCACGCCTGCGCAATCCTGA
- a CDS encoding SDR family NAD(P)-dependent oxidoreductase yields MKRLENKVVLITGAAGGMGAAEAILFAKEGARVFLTDVQEEKLKTVVQEITQAGGKAQYGLQDVSSEQSWRETVEQVIAAYGKIDILVNNAGITGNLVTPLEERTVEEFNRVISVNLLSQFLGLKAVVPYMRQNKGGSVVNISSIGGIIGSANATAYTASKGGSRSFTKGAAGEFAKDNIRVNSVHPGYVATPMTKEMAGAADFQTMAVGATPLNREANPDEVAYGVLFLASDESSFMTGSEMVIDGGATAL; encoded by the coding sequence GTGAAACGATTAGAAAATAAAGTAGTCCTTATTACCGGCGCTGCCGGAGGCATGGGTGCCGCCGAGGCTATCCTTTTTGCCAAAGAAGGCGCCAGAGTCTTCCTGACGGATGTGCAGGAAGAGAAACTGAAAACCGTGGTTCAGGAAATCACGCAGGCCGGAGGCAAGGCCCAGTACGGCCTGCAGGATGTGAGTTCTGAGCAAAGCTGGCGCGAGACGGTAGAACAGGTCATTGCTGCTTATGGCAAGATAGATATTCTGGTAAACAACGCCGGCATCACAGGCAACTTGGTAACCCCGCTGGAAGAGCGCACCGTGGAGGAATTCAACCGAGTCATTTCCGTGAACCTGCTCAGCCAGTTTCTGGGCCTGAAGGCGGTGGTGCCCTACATGCGGCAGAACAAAGGCGGGTCTGTTGTGAACATTTCCTCTATTGGCGGCATCATCGGCTCTGCGAACGCTACGGCCTACACCGCCTCTAAGGGCGGCTCTAGGAGCTTCACCAAAGGAGCGGCCGGCGAATTTGCCAAAGACAACATCCGGGTCAACTCGGTGCATCCGGGGTACGTGGCCACTCCCATGACCAAAGAAATGGCCGGAGCCGCCGATTTTCAGACCATGGCCGTGGGCGCCACCCCGCTCAACCGCGAAGCAAACCCAGACGAGGTAGCCTACGGGGTATTGTTCCTGGCTTCAGACGAGTCTTCGTTTATGACCGGCTCAGAGATGGTGATTGACGGCGGAGCCACCGCACTTTAA
- a CDS encoding SDR family NAD(P)-dependent oxidoreductase, with product MKPLENKVALVTGAAGGIGKATANRLLQEGASVLLVDLNEASLKETFSELNSDQAAYFAADVSKEEDAIAYVQVALERFGKLDIFFANAGIEGVMKPIQEYPTEVFDKVYNVNVKGTFLGLKYAIPVISDGGSIIITSSIGGFGSSPFASAYVASKHAVLGIMRTAALELAPRKVRVNTVHPSQTNTRMMQDIEKDLGDAKARETFAAAIPLGRYAEPEEIANMVYFLASDQSEFITGTTFRVDGGMDASF from the coding sequence ATGAAACCGCTTGAAAACAAAGTAGCCCTAGTAACCGGTGCCGCCGGTGGTATTGGAAAGGCAACGGCCAACCGTCTCCTGCAGGAAGGAGCTTCTGTCTTGCTGGTCGATCTAAATGAAGCCTCCCTCAAAGAAACCTTTTCTGAGTTAAATAGCGATCAGGCCGCCTATTTCGCCGCCGATGTGTCTAAGGAAGAAGATGCCATTGCCTACGTACAAGTTGCCTTGGAAAGGTTCGGGAAACTGGACATCTTCTTTGCCAATGCGGGCATTGAGGGAGTGATGAAGCCTATCCAGGAGTACCCCACCGAAGTGTTTGACAAAGTGTACAACGTCAATGTAAAAGGCACTTTTCTGGGGCTGAAGTATGCCATTCCGGTAATCAGTGACGGCGGAAGCATCATTATCACCTCCTCCATTGGCGGGTTTGGGAGCTCTCCGTTTGCTTCGGCTTACGTGGCCAGCAAGCATGCGGTGCTCGGGATCATGCGCACCGCCGCGCTGGAACTGGCTCCCAGAAAAGTGCGGGTAAACACGGTGCACCCCAGCCAGACCAACACCCGCATGATGCAGGACATTGAGAAAGATTTGGGAGACGCCAAGGCTAGAGAAACATTTGCCGCTGCTATTCCGCTGGGCCGCTACGCTGAACCGGAGGAGATTGCCAACATGGTCTACTTCCTGGCCTCTGACCAGAGTGAGTTCATTACCGGAACTACCTTTAGAGTAGACGGTGGCATGGACGCTTCTTTCTAA
- a CDS encoding Crp/Fnr family transcriptional regulator: MYEAIRQYIGKITSSVISDEEFKHVEEAFQPKKVKKRQFLSHEGSVCQHMAFIVNGAMRQYVIDSKGVEHIVRFGIEGWWMSDRESFSMLTPSKYNIEAVEDSDLLITTKEKITHLKDRSPLFLKMAHVLDENNFIASNNRIEANISFTAEEKFQQLMKSNPAFIRRFPQTMLASYLGISPETLSRIRKQMYAKKE, encoded by the coding sequence ATGTACGAAGCAATCCGGCAATACATAGGCAAAATCACTTCCTCGGTTATTTCTGATGAGGAGTTCAAGCATGTGGAGGAAGCTTTTCAGCCGAAGAAGGTGAAGAAGCGGCAGTTCCTGTCGCATGAAGGAAGTGTTTGCCAGCACATGGCCTTTATTGTGAACGGGGCCATGCGGCAGTACGTGATTGACAGCAAGGGCGTGGAGCACATTGTCCGGTTCGGGATTGAGGGCTGGTGGATGAGCGACCGGGAAAGCTTCAGCATGCTCACTCCCTCAAAGTACAACATTGAAGCCGTAGAGGACTCTGATCTGCTTATTACCACCAAAGAGAAAATCACCCATCTGAAAGACCGTTCGCCACTATTCCTTAAAATGGCGCATGTGCTGGATGAGAACAACTTCATTGCTAGCAATAACAGGATTGAGGCCAACATCAGCTTTACCGCCGAGGAGAAGTTCCAGCAACTCATGAAGTCTAACCCGGCCTTCATCCGCCGCTTTCCTCAAACCATGCTGGCTTCTTACCTAGGAATTTCTCCCGAAACCCTGAGCCGGATACGGAAGCAGATGTATGCCAAGAAAGAGTAG
- a CDS encoding GMC oxidoreductase, with translation MILSKEHLLDKQDLLADICIVGGGPAAIAMALQLASKSIKVVIVTGGGWTQTLANKDIYKGEVSPPMSHERPDKMRRRQFGGGTAVWAGRCVPFEPIDYRHRSWVPDSGWPITYKEMVPYYKKACGICQIGAFDFNAHSVFPTKPKEIIPGFDSSDFDSSFLERYSAPINFAKAYKAELERSPTVKVLLDCHALSLHMEEGNGKVSHLSVAAGDARITVTAAKYVLAAGGIETPRLLLASTNDYFPTGIGNQHDNVGRYYNTHITGTYAKVAPDHREKIIFDYERDAQGIFCRRRWGIPEQTQTNKELLNTIFYLSYPHQLTEKESPFSTMLYNAAKYVSQATGLRDFLRKEVQAKGILGSTSHRMYNLGLPARLPSKNSKFWGLFFSAEQTPNRNSRITLSQTSQDALGMPRVNVQIAFTENDVESLVKAHNLFVARFRKKNLGKIEYTEDGFREYLLNRLQHFNSYAHHMGTTRMSDDPNKGVVDRNAKVYGVKNLFIAGSSTFPTGGHANPTVTVVAQALRLADHLTSLKQTASYKKQDSLANIVL, from the coding sequence ATGATTCTTTCTAAGGAACACCTTCTTGATAAACAGGACTTATTAGCTGACATCTGTATTGTAGGGGGAGGGCCCGCAGCCATCGCGATGGCGCTACAACTGGCCTCTAAGTCAATCAAAGTTGTCATTGTGACAGGAGGAGGCTGGACTCAAACGCTAGCAAACAAGGATATTTACAAGGGAGAAGTTTCCCCACCAATGTCACATGAGCGACCAGACAAAATGCGGAGACGGCAATTTGGCGGCGGGACAGCAGTTTGGGCCGGACGGTGTGTTCCCTTTGAGCCCATAGATTACCGACACCGTTCCTGGGTGCCAGACAGTGGGTGGCCAATCACTTACAAGGAGATGGTGCCTTACTACAAGAAAGCCTGCGGAATATGCCAGATAGGGGCTTTTGACTTCAACGCCCATTCTGTTTTCCCAACCAAACCAAAAGAGATTATTCCGGGCTTTGATTCCAGTGATTTTGACTCAAGCTTCTTGGAGCGCTACAGCGCCCCAATCAATTTTGCTAAAGCGTACAAGGCAGAGCTGGAGCGAAGCCCTACCGTAAAAGTCCTGCTAGATTGCCATGCCCTGTCTTTGCACATGGAAGAAGGCAATGGAAAGGTATCCCACTTGTCAGTAGCCGCAGGTGACGCCAGAATAACGGTGACGGCCGCAAAGTATGTTCTTGCTGCAGGCGGCATTGAAACCCCCAGACTTCTGCTTGCTTCTACCAACGATTACTTCCCCACGGGCATCGGGAACCAGCACGACAACGTTGGTCGGTACTACAACACCCATATCACAGGCACCTATGCCAAAGTGGCTCCTGACCATAGAGAGAAAATCATCTTTGATTATGAGCGTGACGCACAGGGAATCTTTTGCCGCCGCCGCTGGGGAATTCCGGAGCAGACCCAAACAAACAAAGAGCTCCTGAATACCATTTTTTACCTGTCGTACCCGCATCAGCTAACAGAGAAAGAAAGCCCTTTTTCTACCATGCTGTATAATGCCGCTAAATACGTTTCACAGGCTACCGGCTTGCGGGACTTTCTCAGAAAAGAAGTGCAGGCAAAAGGAATCCTGGGCTCCACGTCGCACCGCATGTATAATCTCGGGCTGCCGGCCCGGCTGCCCTCTAAGAACAGCAAGTTCTGGGGACTTTTCTTTTCCGCGGAGCAGACCCCAAACCGTAACAGCCGCATTACCCTTTCCCAAACCAGCCAGGATGCTTTGGGAATGCCCAGGGTGAACGTACAGATTGCTTTCACCGAAAACGATGTAGAATCTTTGGTAAAAGCCCACAACCTGTTTGTAGCCCGGTTCAGAAAGAAAAACTTAGGCAAGATAGAGTACACTGAAGATGGATTTAGAGAATACCTCTTGAACAGACTTCAGCATTTCAACTCCTACGCGCACCACATGGGAACTACCAGGATGTCTGATGACCCTAATAAGGGCGTGGTAGACCGGAACGCCAAAGTGTACGGAGTGAAAAATCTGTTCATTGCCGGTTCCTCTACCTTTCCTACCGGAGGCCATGCCAACCCCACAGTAACAGTAGTGGCCCAAGCCCTGAGACTGGCAGATCATTTAACCAGTTTAAAGCAGACCGCCTCCTACAAGAAGCAGGACTCCCTGGCGAATATTGTTTTGTAA
- a CDS encoding DUF2490 domain-containing protein — protein sequence MKSRLFLFAVFFGLLLTLVAQAQPDNLNHWVQYSGSYWFSPRWVATANLQYRTYQPVKDPRVIFTGAEASYNFKGAPVTLTTGYAHLFNRNYVTAEETDFTHENRLYQQIAIRGNLWKAGVTHRYQVEERWLTQGYHTRFRYSVALRIPLGPKELEVRPWYGILRNEVRVIVRDQPFDSNRVSGGLGYTFSKHLTLEGMWMSQLHGGGRHQHFTMFILKHDFGRME from the coding sequence ATGAAATCACGGCTGTTTTTGTTTGCTGTATTTTTTGGCCTGCTGCTGACGTTGGTTGCCCAGGCGCAACCCGATAATCTGAACCATTGGGTGCAGTATTCCGGCTCCTATTGGTTTAGTCCCCGCTGGGTGGCCACTGCCAACCTGCAATACCGCACCTATCAACCGGTCAAAGACCCGCGGGTGATTTTTACCGGAGCCGAGGCTTCCTATAACTTCAAAGGAGCTCCGGTTACTTTGACCACCGGATATGCCCATCTGTTCAACCGTAACTACGTCACCGCTGAAGAAACCGACTTCACCCATGAAAACCGGCTCTATCAGCAGATTGCTATTCGGGGAAATCTCTGGAAAGCAGGTGTCACGCACCGCTACCAGGTAGAGGAACGCTGGCTCACCCAAGGCTACCATACCCGTTTCCGGTATTCGGTGGCCCTACGCATTCCGTTAGGTCCGAAGGAGCTGGAAGTTCGCCCCTGGTACGGCATCCTGCGCAATGAGGTGCGGGTCATTGTGCGGGATCAGCCTTTTGACTCTAACCGCGTCTCCGGCGGATTGGGGTACACGTTCAGTAAACACCTAACCCTTGAAGGCATGTGGATGTCTCAGTTGCATGGCGGCGGCAGGCATCAGCACTTTACCATGTTTATCTTAAAACATGATTTCGGCCGAATGGAGTAG